A genomic stretch from Empedobacter stercoris includes:
- a CDS encoding McrB family protein, whose translation MEQKKLLEISDELLDLLLDFKKDHPDFTFSLRERDSPQAKDVKRLEKGQWFQGSNYIYVPLFRKGDNARKIKTIGFVVGSNKEGEQTNYIEVSFKKGDFTNEEISFHKELSEIFDIKLNNENVGYFQFDDPKNYIENLGFYLNEFRTTAFELLKSYKLEDRFLITEDNFQKRLKKIYEIKKVLGDPSYSVNNLNTIIKESEEKIMKQPLNQILYGPPGTGKTYNTINKAIEIANPKFKANEELDEKAIRNAFKEEYKRLVNGGQILFTTFHQSMTYEDFIEGIKPETKDNNVIYNIKNGIFKEIANKSLDNWKSATSGKTKIKPFDKVFQLLKDEWEENPSMYFEMKRQGYDFQILGFSDSSINFLKSSGTSNHTLSIDTLRDLYYGTREFKSSGIGIYYPSIVDKLKSYDADLKKESVTNEKKNYVLIIDEINRGNVSQIFGELITLIEEDKRLGNDEELEVTLPYSKEKFGVPSNLHIIGTMNTADRSVEALDTALRRRFVFEEMLPKYELEELQQNLYGFSASDILKTINLRIEKLLDRDHQIGHAYFIHKNEITIIDSFYKNIIPLLQEYFFGDYGKIGLVLGKGFIQEDSDFKNNKIETSFFASFNYDNAEDFENRISYRVLGLNDKDFDFENAIKLLMNKK comes from the coding sequence ATGGAACAGAAAAAATTACTTGAGATTTCAGATGAATTATTGGATTTACTTCTTGATTTTAAGAAAGATCATCCAGATTTTACTTTTTCACTAAGAGAAAGAGATAGCCCGCAAGCAAAAGATGTAAAACGATTAGAAAAAGGTCAATGGTTTCAAGGTTCAAACTATATTTATGTACCACTTTTCAGAAAAGGGGATAATGCGCGTAAAATAAAAACAATTGGATTTGTTGTAGGTTCAAATAAAGAAGGAGAACAGACTAATTATATCGAAGTTTCATTTAAAAAAGGAGATTTTACAAACGAAGAAATTAGTTTCCATAAAGAACTCTCCGAAATTTTCGACATAAAGCTAAATAACGAAAATGTTGGATATTTTCAATTCGACGATCCTAAAAACTATATTGAAAATCTTGGCTTTTACTTAAACGAGTTTAGAACTACTGCTTTTGAGTTATTAAAATCATATAAATTAGAAGATCGATTTTTAATCACAGAAGATAATTTTCAAAAAAGATTAAAGAAGATTTATGAAATTAAGAAAGTTTTAGGTGATCCTAGTTATAGTGTAAACAATCTAAATACAATTATTAAAGAATCTGAAGAAAAAATAATGAAACAGCCTCTCAACCAAATCCTTTACGGACCTCCTGGTACTGGTAAAACGTATAATACAATTAATAAAGCGATTGAAATTGCGAATCCAAAATTTAAAGCAAACGAAGAGTTGGATGAAAAAGCTATTAGAAACGCTTTTAAAGAAGAATATAAAAGATTGGTAAACGGAGGACAAATCTTATTTACTACTTTTCACCAAAGTATGACGTATGAAGATTTTATTGAAGGTATAAAGCCTGAAACAAAAGATAACAACGTTATTTATAACATTAAAAATGGGATTTTTAAAGAAATTGCAAATAAATCTCTTGACAATTGGAAAAGTGCTACATCAGGCAAAACCAAAATAAAACCGTTTGATAAAGTATTTCAATTATTAAAAGATGAATGGGAAGAAAATCCTTCCATGTATTTTGAAATGAAAAGACAAGGCTATGATTTTCAAATTCTTGGGTTTTCAGATAGTTCTATTAATTTTCTTAAATCAAGTGGTACCAGTAATCATACATTAAGTATTGATACTCTTAGAGATTTATATTACGGGACAAGAGAATTTAAAAGCTCTGGAATTGGTATTTACTATCCTTCTATCGTAGATAAATTAAAATCATATGATGCTGATTTAAAAAAAGAATCAGTTACTAATGAAAAGAAAAATTATGTTCTTATCATCGACGAAATCAACCGAGGAAATGTTTCGCAAATTTTTGGTGAATTAATAACGTTGATTGAAGAAGATAAACGCTTAGGAAATGATGAAGAGTTAGAAGTTACTTTACCATATAGTAAAGAGAAATTTGGAGTTCCTTCTAATCTACATATTATCGGGACGATGAATACCGCCGATCGTAGTGTTGAAGCTTTAGATACTGCTTTGAGAAGACGTTTTGTGTTCGAAGAAATGCTTCCAAAATACGAATTGGAAGAACTTCAACAAAATCTGTATGGTTTTTCCGCATCTGATATTTTGAAAACAATCAATCTACGTATTGAAAAATTACTGGATCGAGATCACCAAATTGGTCATGCATATTTCATCCATAAAAATGAAATAACAATTATTGATTCATTCTATAAAAATATAATCCCATTATTGCAAGAATATTTCTTTGGAGATTATGGCAAAATTGGATTGGTATTAGGGAAAGGATTTATTCAGGAAGATAGCGATTTTAAAAATAATAAAATTGAAACTTCATTTTTTGCTAGTTTTAATTATGATAATGCTGAAGATTTCGAAAACAGAATATCTTATAGAGTATTAGGCTTAAATGATAAGGACTTTGATTTCGAAAATGCGATCAAATTATTAATGAATAAGAAATGA
- a CDS encoding type I restriction endonuclease subunit R — MKYTESQLEQAFINLLETEGYHYINGKELTRISNQEVLLKDDLRLFLFKSYPDLEEVEAETLINELAYQSTSTLYESNKSICKLLADGLIFKRNNPSKKDLHIRYIDINIVENNTFKIINQLEIQGSELRIPDLILYINGIPIVVFEFKTAIEEEITIHDAYKQLTTRYRRDIPELMKYNVFCVISDGVNNKSGTIFSPYEFFYGWNKITGDEKKALSGIETTTSIVHGMLNQKRLVDIIHHFVLFPDTSKHELKVLCRYPQYYAANKLYQNIKAHRKPEGDGKGGTYFGATGCGKSYTMLYLSRLLMRSTDFASPTIIIISDRTDLDDQLSKDFTNAKKFIGDENIINIESRADLRDRLRGIESGGVYLTTVQKFAEDAEILSNRTNIICISDEAHRSQVNLDLKVKIDDEKGVTKSYGFAKYLHDSLPNATYVGFTGTPIDKTLEVFGDVVDQYTMFESVNDEITVRLVYEGRAAKVNLDYNKVQEIENYYENAVAEGASEYHVEASQKAIANMEVVLGDTDRIKAIAKDFIEHYENRLEENATVAGKVMFVCASRGIAYKLYQAILALRPEWGEIIQSEGLNEKEQKEIKPIERVKMIMTRNKDDEKELWDLLGNKEDRKELDRQFKQIKSNFKIAIVVDMWLTGFDVPFLDTIYIDKPLQTHNLIQTISRVNRKYQGKDRGLVVDYIGIKKNLNKALGMFNNQTADDDFEDLSQAETIVRDQIDLLRQFFHQFDTTLYFHGNPVERLNCLNKASELVLQTEDSEKFFVNITKKLKSAYNLVSGSELFTTKEVDEIHFYFAVKSIVVKLTKGEAPDTAQMNAKVAKLVEEAIISEGVEEIFKLDDNKANAIDLFNDKFIEKISNLELPNTKIKILERLLKQTITDFKKVNKVKGQDFSERLQSIINRYNERSEGDILDYEGIQFDTAEQMLDLIIKLRVEMDSFQDLGIDYEEKAFYDILDMICKQYGFEFDNDKMLELAREIKIIVENTAKYPDWSDRDDIKAQLKMDIIIKLHEFGYPPITQEDVYKNVLEQAENFKKNR; from the coding sequence ATGAAATACACCGAATCACAATTAGAGCAAGCTTTTATTAACCTTCTTGAAACAGAAGGTTATCACTATATTAACGGAAAAGAATTAACAAGAATATCCAACCAAGAAGTGCTGTTGAAAGATGATTTACGTCTTTTTCTTTTCAAAAGCTATCCTGATTTAGAAGAAGTAGAAGCTGAAACGCTAATTAATGAATTAGCTTATCAGTCCACTTCTACCTTATACGAATCAAATAAATCAATATGTAAACTCTTAGCTGATGGTTTAATTTTTAAACGAAATAATCCCAGCAAAAAAGACTTGCATATTCGCTATATTGATATCAATATTGTCGAGAACAATACATTCAAAATCATCAACCAATTGGAGATACAAGGATCAGAATTACGTATTCCTGATTTGATTTTATATATCAATGGTATTCCAATTGTTGTTTTTGAATTTAAGACAGCTATCGAAGAAGAAATAACTATTCACGATGCCTACAAACAATTAACGACTCGTTATCGTCGTGATATTCCTGAATTAATGAAATACAATGTATTTTGTGTAATCAGCGATGGCGTAAATAATAAATCAGGTACAATCTTCTCGCCTTACGAATTTTTCTATGGTTGGAATAAAATAACAGGAGACGAAAAGAAAGCGTTATCAGGGATTGAAACGACAACTTCTATAGTACACGGTATGCTAAACCAAAAGCGTTTGGTAGATATTATCCATCATTTTGTTTTGTTTCCTGATACATCCAAACATGAGTTAAAAGTTTTGTGCCGTTATCCGCAATATTATGCAGCCAATAAATTGTATCAGAACATTAAAGCTCATCGTAAACCAGAAGGTGACGGAAAAGGTGGAACTTATTTTGGAGCAACAGGCTGTGGGAAAAGTTATACGATGTTATACCTTTCTCGCTTGTTAATGCGTTCTACTGATTTTGCTAGTCCTACGATTATTATTATTTCTGATCGTACAGATTTGGACGATCAGTTATCCAAAGATTTCACCAATGCAAAGAAATTTATTGGCGATGAAAATATTATTAATATTGAATCAAGAGCGGATTTAAGAGACCGCTTGCGTGGAATTGAAAGCGGTGGAGTTTATTTAACAACCGTTCAAAAGTTTGCCGAAGATGCAGAAATTCTATCCAATCGTACCAACATTATTTGTATCTCGGATGAAGCCCATCGTTCGCAAGTCAATTTGGATTTAAAAGTTAAAATTGATGATGAAAAAGGAGTTACAAAATCTTATGGTTTTGCCAAATATTTACACGATTCTTTACCAAATGCAACTTATGTTGGTTTTACAGGGACGCCTATTGATAAGACTTTAGAGGTTTTTGGAGATGTGGTCGATCAATACACCATGTTCGAATCGGTTAATGATGAAATTACAGTTCGTTTGGTCTATGAAGGTCGAGCTGCAAAAGTGAATTTAGACTACAATAAAGTTCAAGAAATCGAGAACTATTATGAAAATGCAGTAGCTGAAGGTGCATCGGAATATCATGTAGAAGCCAGCCAAAAAGCTATTGCCAATATGGAAGTGGTTTTAGGCGATACCGATCGTATAAAAGCCATTGCAAAGGATTTTATCGAACATTATGAAAATCGTTTAGAAGAAAATGCAACCGTTGCAGGAAAAGTAATGTTTGTATGTGCTTCTCGCGGAATTGCCTATAAATTATATCAAGCTATTTTAGCTTTACGTCCTGAATGGGGAGAAATAATACAGTCTGAAGGTTTAAATGAAAAAGAACAAAAGGAAATAAAACCGATAGAGCGTGTAAAAATGATTATGACACGCAACAAAGACGATGAAAAGGAATTGTGGGATTTATTAGGCAATAAAGAAGATCGTAAAGAATTAGATCGACAATTCAAACAAATCAAATCCAATTTCAAAATTGCGATTGTGGTGGATATGTGGTTAACAGGATTTGATGTACCGTTTTTAGATACTATTTACATTGACAAACCTTTACAAACCCATAATTTAATTCAAACGATTTCTCGTGTCAATCGCAAATACCAAGGAAAAGATCGTGGTTTGGTAGTCGATTATATTGGTATTAAAAAGAACTTAAACAAAGCTTTAGGCATGTTTAATAATCAAACGGCTGATGATGATTTTGAAGATTTAAGCCAAGCCGAAACTATTGTTCGCGATCAAATCGATTTATTGCGTCAGTTTTTCCATCAATTTGATACGACTTTGTATTTTCACGGCAATCCTGTTGAGCGATTAAACTGTTTGAATAAAGCATCTGAATTGGTTTTGCAAACCGAAGATTCTGAAAAGTTTTTTGTAAATATCACAAAAAAACTGAAATCAGCTTATAATTTGGTTAGCGGATCTGAATTATTTACAACAAAAGAAGTGGATGAGATTCATTTCTATTTTGCCGTAAAATCAATTGTGGTAAAATTGACAAAAGGTGAAGCGCCTGATACCGCTCAAATGAATGCTAAAGTGGCTAAGTTGGTAGAAGAAGCCATCATATCGGAAGGCGTTGAAGAAATCTTTAAACTAGACGATAATAAAGCTAATGCGATTGATTTATTCAACGATAAATTCATTGAGAAAATCTCAAATTTAGAACTGCCGAACACCAAAATTAAAATATTAGAACGTTTATTAAAGCAAACTATTACCGATTTTAAAAAGGTAAATAAAGTAAAAGGTCAGGATTTTTCGGAGCGTTTACAATCGATTATCAATCGTTATAATGAACGTAGTGAAGGGGATATCTTGGATTATGAAGGTATTCAATTTGATACTGCCGAACAAATGTTGGATTTAATAATCAAACTTCGTGTTGAAATGGATTCGTTCCAAGATTTAGGTATTGATTATGAAGAAAAAGCCTTTTACGACATCTTGGATATGATCTGTAAACAATATGGTTTTGAATTCGACAATGACAAAATGCTGGAATTAGCTCGTGAAATAAAAATAATTGTAGAAAATACAGCTAAATATCCTGATTGGAGCGATAGAGATGATATCAAAGCGCAATTAAAAATGGATATTATTATCAAACTTCATGAGTTTGGATATCCACCTATCACGCAGGAAGATGTTTACAAAAATGTATTAGAACAAGCGGAGAATTTTAAGAAAAATAGGTAA